CAGGAGGGAGCGGGTCTTCTCCACCACATGGGATAGCCTGAAGGGGACCCTTTCCTTGTCCGGCCGGAAGAAGTTGCGGAAGTCGTCGATCGTCTGGGCCATATGCTCGATGACCCGCATCGACTTGCGCACGGTGGCGTCGATGGTATCGGGATCGCCCCCCCCTGTCCTGCAGGTGAGCCCGATGTCCTGCGTGAGGAGCCCGAGGGTGTTCAGCGGCTGGCGCCACTGGTGCGCGATGTTGCCGATCATCTCCCCCATTACCGCGAGGCGGCTTTGCTGCAGGAGCAGCTCCTCCTTCTCCCGCAGCTCGCTCTGCGTCTCCAGGAGCTCCGCCATCCGCGTCTCCAGGGAGCGGGAGAGACTCTCCCGTTGCGCGATCTCCCCCTGCAGGGTCTCGATCGTCTGCGTAAGCTCCAGCGTGCGCTCCGCGACCCGCTTCTCCAGAAGGTCCATTGACTGCCTCAGTTCCTCCTGCAGAGCTCTCGCGCTGGTGATATCCTCCACCACCGCTATGAAGTGCGCCGGCTCCCCGGAGCCGTCTCTTACCAGGGAGACGTTCAGGTGCACCCAGAGGAGGGTGCCGTCGCGGTGGTAGCAGCGCTTTTCGGTGGAGAAGCTCTCGATCGTCCCGGCAAGGAGGGTGTCGAGCAGGGGGCGGTGCGCCGCAACGTCTTCCGGGTGGCTCACCTCCTGAATGCGCAGCGTCGCCAGTTCCTCGCAGCTGTATCCCAGGATGTCGCAGAGCTTCTGGTTCGCATGCAGCCAGCGCCCGTCGAGCGCCACCTCCGCGATCCCGAGGGCGGCGAGGGAAAAGATCGCCCTGAACCGCTCCTCGCTGTGCCGCAGGGCCCGCTCCTTTTCCTT
The DNA window shown above is from Geomonas sp. RF6 and carries:
- a CDS encoding PAS domain S-box protein; the protein is MSAATVDSDGPSKILADFSCLMEPFPDAIFGMTVEGIIVSWNRGAESIFGYSSREISGSHLIRLAPPERHHEVPILLEGPSSGTPFHPAPTEVVTKDGRRITVCLSASPLTDCGGAVVGIAAIARDITEKKEKERALRHSEERFRAIFSLAALGIAEVALDGRWLHANQKLCDILGYSCEELATLRIQEVSHPEDVAAHRPLLDTLLAGTIESFSTEKRCYHRDGTLLWVHLNVSLVRDGSGEPAHFIAVVEDITSARALQEELRQSMDLLEKRVAERTLELTQTIETLQGEIAQRESLSRSLETRMAELLETQSELREKEELLLQQSRLAVMGEMIGNIAHQWRQPLNTLGLLTQDIGLTCRTGGGDPDTIDATVRKSMRVIEHMAQTIDDFRNFFRPDKERVPFRLSHVVEKTRSLLEESFSTQRITIEVQVTDDPVVTSYPNECCQVLLNLLINAKDTLEERKVRDPKVVITVGSEEGKGVLTVTDNAGGIRDEIIERIFERNFTTKGPEKGTGVGLFMSRMMVERNMEGKLSVCNVGTGARFTIEFPATG